In Ahaetulla prasina isolate Xishuangbanna chromosome 10, ASM2864084v1, whole genome shotgun sequence, the genomic window CTTTTAATGTCACATTTGCTTGAGCACAGTCTAGTAATCAGCAATAGTATTTTAGGCTGCTGTATTGCATTATTGCATtagcttttatattttatatttctgttcTCAATTCGTATCCTCTTATGAGCAACAAAGTAGACTTGATAAACCTTATCTTTATTTCCAGAATTTGGTGGCTTTGGATCTGTTAGtggaaaaattgaaattgaaataaagaTCAACCATGAAGGAGAAGTGAATAGAGCTCGTTACATGCCTCAGAATCCTTGCATTATTGCCACAAAAACTCCGTCGAGTGATGTTCTTGTATTTGATTATACCAAACATCCGTCTAAACCAGGTTTTTGCCGATTTCCATATTTTTCATCTCCTGTTTGGAAATATAATCTTAAGAATGTTATAATACGCCAAATAATCACTATTTGAAAAGTAACATTTATGCATTTAGGCAAGTAGGAAAAGCATATAATAGTGGTTACttgggaaggatttttttttttttattgaaaaagttttagaacaacaattaaatttttccccctcccccaccttcccccctccctccaaaaccccctcccccccgacttcccggagcaaacaaggtatagttcattaaacaaacagtcatacattaaatttttaaaatctaacacaattataatccttctctcccacataacctgacttcttccattacttGGGAAGGATTTTGAGTAACAGTTTAATTATGTGGTTCTACTAGATAGTCAAGTTTTCTTAGCTTTAATTCCAACTTGAAGCAAAATTAACACTTTTCACAATAGTTACATGCTTGCTATTTGCATTTCCCTAAgtgttaaatgttttaaaaaatgagaagcagtgattattattttattacatttgtgCTTTTGCTCAGCCACTGCTTTCTTTGTAGATCCTTCTGGGGAGTGCAATCCAGACCTACGTCTTCGGGGGCATCAAAAAGAAGGTTATGGTCTGTCTTGGAATCCAAATCTTAGTGGACATTTGCTTAGTGCATCTGATGATCATGTGAGTAGTTATGTGCTTAGCACATCCCATTACATGTAATAATTGCCAGGTATATTATCCTAACCAAACACACTTTCTCTCCTTGTTTAAGACTATTTGCTTGTGGGACATCAGTGCTGTTCCAAAGGAAGGGAAAGTGGTGGATGCTAAAACTATCTTCACTGGTCATACAGCTGTGGTGGAAGATGTTTCCTGGCATTTGCTCCATGAATCTCTTTTTGGATCTGTTGCTGATGATCAGAAACTCATGATGTAAGCAAAGCAGTATCCTTTATCTCAAACTGAATTtcgggtttattttttttataaagagaaGAGGGTTTTGTTACTCACACGTACAATGATGTATAATATTACTAGCCTATGAGAACAGTTTCTCAaactgaattttcttttctttttcttttaagctgGGACACCCGTTCAAACAACACTTCCAAACCAAGCCATTCAGTGGATGCTCACACTGCTGAAGTGAACTGCCTGTCTTTCAATCCTTACAGTGAGTTCATCCTGGCTACAGGATCAGCCGATAAGGTACCTAATTAGAATTACCGTATGTGTAGTGTTTTGCCTTTAAATTCATGGTTTCAGTTTAGGGGTCTTCCTATTTAAATCAGCATATtcctaggggtttttttttggtattgAAGAGATATTGGACATATGATTAGCACTATATTGACTGctatatatgaaataaaaatgttttaatttatcaAACTGTTTTGATTTTCCTGGACAGACGGTTGCATTGTGGGATCTGAGAAACTTGAAACTAAAGCTGCATTCCTTTGAGTCACATAAAGATGAAATATTTCAGGTAATCCACATAAAGGGTGTGGAATGTTTTGCTCTTAATCATTTGGCAAGTTCGCTGTTTTTAGGAAGATCTTTCAAAAGTTCTACAATTAAAGCAAACATTTGGTTAATGCATTTTTTTGCTCAAGGGGAGTGCACAATACTTCACTCACCATTAAGCTTTTTTTGGCCAAATACCTACCAGTAGCTGTTCCGaattgtcattaagtgaggactgcctgtactacaACAGTGTGTTTTGCATCATCTTACTCCACAGGTTCAGTGGTCACCACATAATGAAACTATTTTGGCCTCCAGTGGTACTGATCGCCGATTGAATGTCTGGGATTTGAGGTGAGCATCAAATTAGTCTAATGACATGTATATAAATTTTTATCAGGAATGGTTTTTATATAATGCAACTTCTTCTTCTCTAGTAAAATTGGAGAAGAACAATCTCCTGAGGATGCAGAAGATGGTCCACCTGAATTGCTGGTAAGTGGGTACTTTAATCAACTCAACTACTCAACCCAatacagcacaaccaacacaagcccTAAAAAGAATAACTATACGTCAAGAACATCTCAGACTAGTACAGCCAGACTACTATAGCTACAACTACAGAGAACAGACTACTACAACCAGATGGAATCAGCATAGTATACAAGCCAACTAAAGCCTTTCAAAACATCCAAAGTAAACCAAAAGATCCAgcagccccagaagaaaaaacaggagccatctacaacatacagtgtaatgACTAGAACAGCCACTAGTAGGACAAACAAGACTGGCAgaatgcatccatgaacaccaaccagcagtcagaagacatggtgaaaactctttaatttcacagtTAACCATAATTTCAATTGGGAAACTAACCTACACCAAGCCAAATcgaaaaatgctagggaatttctagaagcctggctcgctgacaaattagccatcaatagatacatagacacaaacaatatctacatactgtgcaaaagtgataatcaacaaGTCAAAAAAGGGAACAGAAAGACCAGAACGTCTCCCCACCAACAATTGGCatccagatgagcatagatttaTTCCATCAGATCAACAATAAGCCCAGTggtggaactgccaaacaagccaatAGAAAATAGCCCAACCAAAGACCCTCTGAGATCACCTCTATCAACACTTGGAGgggaagccactagaatataaactgaaagcaaaccccactgcttactaacactgacgatgttacctagtgggataatgaaacatctgcaagaaagcaaccaggctcagagagcttCTCCTCTCATCTTGCTGCAATGCTCTCTCTGCTACATCTTCCTGTTTGAAATCTTTTACCCAAAAATTCTAGAGTCAGTCTGACagaacaactttttgcttttgccaccttctgttaTGATCTGTTTTGTCCTGAGATGCACTTTCCAAATCTACACAGTAGTAAAAGAGGTAGCAAAATAAGGTAAAGTGTATGGTTGAATGATGCTTGTTCATGTACCCTACAGTTACTTTTGAGTGTGTGCAAAAGTGTGATCGCATTGGGCAAATTTTCTCCAGGTTGTATCAGTCTGGTCCGTCTTAGTTTGTCCTCTGATTTCCTCTGAATACCAtacaccagtggtcaccaactggtggtctgcggaccactgttggtccatgagaaaatggtGGTGGTCCGTGGCGCacctgggtggaggagctgcttccAGATAAGCAatagccagtcctgtgactagagctctggaagatgggactggccaggcagctcatggcggggctgtaaatctccgctgtTGAGGGAGGTTCGGGCAAGTTGTAACTCTGCAGCACAGCCCTCgctggctggaatgaggtaatggtgcaaggggggggaATGGCAGTGCAGGTGAGCCGAAGCAACGGGTGGTGGGAaccctgggctgtttcttccccctgctgtaagCTTCCTGTCGGCTGAAGTTGCATCCATGGTGCCTGCACCAGCATCCGGAGAGGAGCAGAGAAGAAATGCCGCTGCTtgaggggggtgggggttggggcgaggagaacggcgagactcagggagtaggtcaggcagagctggctgattcagggctgctcagaagccatCCCCAcctctgccagaagtttgggtggctcAGCTTCTGAtccctcacacacacatgcacaaaaacaggttggagagctctcttgctcgcTCTCCAAGCGCCCCGTGCatagcccatttgaggaaagggcacgcATGGCTGGGCGTGTTTGGCTGCAGGAAGAGGCGCGGagcaatggggttgttttgttcacCGCAGTGGTGCTTCGGGAGAGGAGGCAGATGTCTGCAggtgacaactataatgaataaGTCTACCTGCCCTCCTGAAGCACCACTGCggcaaacaaaacaaccccattgctCTGCGCCTCTTCCTGTAGCAGGAGCTGGATCTCATGGCTATTTCTTCCattccttgttggtgctcctgcacctcagtctTGGGGAGacacttgacttcctctcagccccaagacgctgactggcccatgagaaagagtggtagagagagagagaaagatccagcaagagacgaagcttcgctcccattctggaatatggagcgaatctccattcaccccccctccctttcccttgccaggcgaggagtgactgaagTGAGGGCGAGcagcggggacag contains:
- the RBBP4 gene encoding histone-binding protein RBBP4 isoform X2 is translated as MADKEAAFDDAVEERVINEEYKIWKKNTPFLYDLVMTHALEWPSLTAQWLPDVTRPEGKDFSIHRLVLGTHTSDEQNHLVIASVQLPNDDAQFDASHYDSEKGEFGGFGSVSGKIEIEIKINHEGEVNRARYMPQNPCIIATKTPSSDVLVFDYTKHPSKPDPSGECNPDLRLRGHQKEGYGLSWNPNLSGHLLSASDDHTICLWDISAVPKEGKVVDAKTIFTGHTAVVEDVSWHLLHESLFGSVADDQKLMIWDTRSNNTSKPSHSVDAHTAEVNCLSFNPYSEFILATGSADKTVALWDLRNLKLKLHSFESHKDEIFQVQWSPHNETILASSGTDRRLNVWDLSKIGEEQSPEDAEDGPPELLFIHGGHTAKISDFSWNPNEPWVICSVSEDNIMQVWQMAENIYNDEDPEGSVDPEGQGS
- the RBBP4 gene encoding histone-binding protein RBBP4 isoform X1, yielding MRRAGLPDGSAAFDDAVEERVINEEYKIWKKNTPFLYDLVMTHALEWPSLTAQWLPDVTRPEGKDFSIHRLVLGTHTSDEQNHLVIASVQLPNDDAQFDASHYDSEKGEFGGFGSVSGKIEIEIKINHEGEVNRARYMPQNPCIIATKTPSSDVLVFDYTKHPSKPDPSGECNPDLRLRGHQKEGYGLSWNPNLSGHLLSASDDHTICLWDISAVPKEGKVVDAKTIFTGHTAVVEDVSWHLLHESLFGSVADDQKLMIWDTRSNNTSKPSHSVDAHTAEVNCLSFNPYSEFILATGSADKTVALWDLRNLKLKLHSFESHKDEIFQVQWSPHNETILASSGTDRRLNVWDLSKIGEEQSPEDAEDGPPELLFIHGGHTAKISDFSWNPNEPWVICSVSEDNIMQVWQMAENIYNDEDPEGSVDPEGQGS